The following are from one region of the Gambusia affinis linkage group LG02, SWU_Gaff_1.0, whole genome shotgun sequence genome:
- the LOC122842930 gene encoding chromodomain Y-like protein 2 isoform X1, translated as MASGDLYEVERIVDKRRNKKGKWEYLIRWKGYGRKEDTWEPEHHLMHCEEFIDQFNSSRWHSHKRPKISKNHGEPLTTSQHSATENSRARSEARKKKRTSGPAVGMRVGPVLGIGSGGSGLSHKQKKIGAGAGKPPLGERMSKAMTYKAHPSSGPHCVALLRVPHNGLQNGEMEPLVYSTAPRSHRLPSDRGETELGQRDTTGSQFTTELGSSLANGKMHLHSSVKRKLAEEKGYVFDKRLRYNVRQNESNCRFRDIVVRKEEGFTHVLLSSQTTDNNALTPEIMKEVCRALGNAAADDSKLLLLSSVGTVFCSGLEPSYLIGRLSTDRRKESSRIAEAVRDFVLAFIHFKKPIVVAINGPALGLGASILPLCDVVWASERAWFQTPCAALHLTPSGCSSYTFPQILGVALANEMLFCGRKLTAQEACSRGLVSQVFWPTTFNQEVMLRVKEMASCNALVLEESKCLVRSILISVLEEVNEKECQMLKQLWCSTKGLEALFSYVHNKTSEK; from the exons GTGGAGCGGATTGTGGACAAGAGGCGAAACAAGAAGGGCAAGTGGGAGTACCTGATCAGATGGAAAGGTTATGGGCGTAAGGAGGACACCTGGGAACCGGAGCATCACCTGATGCACTGCGAGGAATTCATCGACCAATTCAACAGCTCAAGATGGCATTCACACAAACGACCTAAGATCTCAAAAAACCACGGGGAACCCCTCACAACCAGCCAACATTCAGCTACAGAAAACTCCCGGGCGCGTTCTGAAGCCCGGAAGAAGAAAAGGACTAGTGGTCCAGCTGTGGGGATGAGAGTTGGACCCGTTTTAGGAATTGGAAGTGGAGGATCGGGACTCTCtcataaacagaagaaaataggTGCTGGAGCTGGGAAACCTCCTTTAGGGGAGAGAATGAGCAAAGCCATGACATACAAGGCTCATCCATCAAGTGGGCCTCACTGTGTTGCCCTATTGAGGGTTCCTCATAATGGACTTCAGAACGGAGAGATGGAGCCTCTTGTGTATAGTACAGCACCAAGGTCACATAGACTGCCATCAGATAGGGGGGAAACAGAACTAGGACAAAGAGATACCACTGGATCACAGTTCACTACTGAACTAG GCTCCTCTCTCGCCAACGGGAAGATGCATCTGCACAGCTCCGTAAAGAGGAAGTTGGCGGAGGAGAAAGGCTACGTGTTTGACAAGCGGCTCAGGTATAACGTGCGACAGAACGAGAGCAACTGTCGATTCAGAGACATTGTGGTCAGGAAGGAGGAGGGCTTTACGCATGTCCTGCTCTCCAGCCAAACCACAGACAACAATGCTCTAACGCCAGAG ATCATGAAGGAAGTCTGTCGAGCTTTGGGGAATGCTGCTGCTGACGACAGTAAGCTGTTACTCCTCAGCTCTGTGGGGACAGTTTTCTGCAGTGGCCTGGAGCCCTCCTACCTCATAGGGCGTTTGTCCACCGACCGCAGAAAAGAGAGCAGCCGAATCGCCGAAGCCGTACG GGACTTTGTGTTGGCGTTTATCCACTTCAAGAAGCCGATTGTTGTGGCAATAAATGGGCCCGCTTTGGGCTTGGGGGCATCCATCCTGCCTTTGTGTGACGTAGTGTGGGCTAGTGAGAGAGCGTGGTTCCAAACACCATGTGCAGCCCTCCACCTCACCCCCTCTGGATGCTCCTCTTACACCTTTCCTCAGATTCTGGGTGTAGCTTTG GCCAATGAGATGCTGTTCTGTGGAAGGAAACTCACAGCACAAGAAGCATGCAGTCGAGGTCTGGTATCACAGGTTTTCTGGCCAACCACATTTAACCAAGAGGTGATGCTGCGCGTTAAGGAAATGGCATCATGCAATGCTTTG GTTTTAGAAGAGTCTAAATGCTTGGTGAGAAGCATCCTCATCTCAGTGCTAGAAGAAGTGAATGAGAAAGAGTGTCAGATGCTGAAGCAGCTGTGGTGTTCAACCAAAGGACTGGAGGCGCTCTTCAGCTACGTGCACAATAAGACCAGTGAAAAGTAA
- the LOC122842930 gene encoding chromodomain Y-like protein 2 isoform X2, whose translation MHCEEFIDQFNSSRWHSHKRPKISKNHGEPLTTSQHSATENSRARSEARKKKRTSGPAVGMRVGPVLGIGSGGSGLSHKQKKIGAGAGKPPLGERMSKAMTYKAHPSSGPHCVALLRVPHNGLQNGEMEPLVYSTAPRSHRLPSDRGETELGQRDTTGSQFTTELGSSLANGKMHLHSSVKRKLAEEKGYVFDKRLRYNVRQNESNCRFRDIVVRKEEGFTHVLLSSQTTDNNALTPEIMKEVCRALGNAAADDSKLLLLSSVGTVFCSGLEPSYLIGRLSTDRRKESSRIAEAVRDFVLAFIHFKKPIVVAINGPALGLGASILPLCDVVWASERAWFQTPCAALHLTPSGCSSYTFPQILGVALANEMLFCGRKLTAQEACSRGLVSQVFWPTTFNQEVMLRVKEMASCNALVLEESKCLVRSILISVLEEVNEKECQMLKQLWCSTKGLEALFSYVHNKTSEK comes from the exons ATGCACTGCGAGGAATTCATCGACCAATTCAACAGCTCAAGATGGCATTCACACAAACGACCTAAGATCTCAAAAAACCACGGGGAACCCCTCACAACCAGCCAACATTCAGCTACAGAAAACTCCCGGGCGCGTTCTGAAGCCCGGAAGAAGAAAAGGACTAGTGGTCCAGCTGTGGGGATGAGAGTTGGACCCGTTTTAGGAATTGGAAGTGGAGGATCGGGACTCTCtcataaacagaagaaaataggTGCTGGAGCTGGGAAACCTCCTTTAGGGGAGAGAATGAGCAAAGCCATGACATACAAGGCTCATCCATCAAGTGGGCCTCACTGTGTTGCCCTATTGAGGGTTCCTCATAATGGACTTCAGAACGGAGAGATGGAGCCTCTTGTGTATAGTACAGCACCAAGGTCACATAGACTGCCATCAGATAGGGGGGAAACAGAACTAGGACAAAGAGATACCACTGGATCACAGTTCACTACTGAACTAG GCTCCTCTCTCGCCAACGGGAAGATGCATCTGCACAGCTCCGTAAAGAGGAAGTTGGCGGAGGAGAAAGGCTACGTGTTTGACAAGCGGCTCAGGTATAACGTGCGACAGAACGAGAGCAACTGTCGATTCAGAGACATTGTGGTCAGGAAGGAGGAGGGCTTTACGCATGTCCTGCTCTCCAGCCAAACCACAGACAACAATGCTCTAACGCCAGAG ATCATGAAGGAAGTCTGTCGAGCTTTGGGGAATGCTGCTGCTGACGACAGTAAGCTGTTACTCCTCAGCTCTGTGGGGACAGTTTTCTGCAGTGGCCTGGAGCCCTCCTACCTCATAGGGCGTTTGTCCACCGACCGCAGAAAAGAGAGCAGCCGAATCGCCGAAGCCGTACG GGACTTTGTGTTGGCGTTTATCCACTTCAAGAAGCCGATTGTTGTGGCAATAAATGGGCCCGCTTTGGGCTTGGGGGCATCCATCCTGCCTTTGTGTGACGTAGTGTGGGCTAGTGAGAGAGCGTGGTTCCAAACACCATGTGCAGCCCTCCACCTCACCCCCTCTGGATGCTCCTCTTACACCTTTCCTCAGATTCTGGGTGTAGCTTTG GCCAATGAGATGCTGTTCTGTGGAAGGAAACTCACAGCACAAGAAGCATGCAGTCGAGGTCTGGTATCACAGGTTTTCTGGCCAACCACATTTAACCAAGAGGTGATGCTGCGCGTTAAGGAAATGGCATCATGCAATGCTTTG GTTTTAGAAGAGTCTAAATGCTTGGTGAGAAGCATCCTCATCTCAGTGCTAGAAGAAGTGAATGAGAAAGAGTGTCAGATGCTGAAGCAGCTGTGGTGTTCAACCAAAGGACTGGAGGCGCTCTTCAGCTACGTGCACAATAAGACCAGTGAAAAGTAA